GGATCCATAATaataaggagaagaagaaaacaaaatcaaataaagctTCCACCGAGCCCACCATCCCTACCCATCATTGGACACCTCCACCTTCTCTCTCCATTACCGCACCAAGAtttccacaagctctcaaccaCCTATGGACCCATCATCCACCTCTGCCTCGGCTCTGCCACTTGCGTGGTGGCTTCCACCGCTGAAGCCGCCAAAGAGTTCCTCAAAATCCACGAAACCTCCTTCTCCAACCGCCCCACAAAAACCGTAGCCGTGGAGAGCCTATCCTATGGATTCAAAGACTTCGTGTTTGCCCCGTACGGACCCTATTGGAAGTTCATGAAGAAGGTGTGTATGTCGGAGCTCCTGGGCGGAAAAATGCTCCACCAGCTCCTCCACGTGAGGCAGCAAGAGAGGAAGAGGTTCCTTAGCGGTTTGGCAAAGAAAGGGTTGGCCGGTGAGGCTGTAGATGTTGGGGCAGAACTCATGATGCTGACCAACAACGTGATATCGATGATGACGATGAGGCAGAAGAGTTGTTCTGAGGGGAGAGGAGAAGCGGAGGCGCTGAGAAAGGTGGTGGAGGACACGGTGGAGCTGAGCGGGAAGTTCAACGTGTCGGATTTCTTGTGGTTCATGAAGAGTGTTGATGTTCAGGGATTCAAGAAGAGGCTGAAGGAGATTCGGGTAAGGTTCGATGCCTTGCTGGACAGAGTGATTGAGGAGCATCAAcgtgaaagaagaaagaagaaggaagagggtTCGACGACCGGTGATGACGATGATGTTAAGGATATACTTGATGTCCTTCTTGACATATCCGAAGATGAAACTGCTGAAATCAAATTGGATACAGACAACATCAAAGCCTTCATCATGGTCTGTTCATCCTGATTCTTAACTATCAATTTTACATGAAATTCTGCATCTGAGTTTCATTGAGTACATGTATAATGACTCATTCTTAATTTAAACATGGTAACTTGTAGGACATACTGGTGGGGGGGACTGACACAACAGCTGTGACAATGGAGTGGGCGATGGCTGAATTAATCAACAATCCTGGCGTTATGGAGAAAGCACGTGAAGAGATCGATGCAGTTGTTGGAAATAAGAACAGGATCGTTGAAGAATGTGACATTCCCAACCTCCCTTACATACAAGCCATTGTGAAAGAAACACTAAGGCTTCACCCTCCAGGTGCATTGATCGTGAGGGAATGTTCTAGAACTGCCACGGTTGATGGCTATCACATTCCAGCAAGGACTCGTTTGTTTATCAATGCATGGTCCATTGGAAGGGACCCAAACCATTGGGAGAATCCCCTTGACTTCAGGCCTGAGAGGTTCATCGATCAAAATGGGAGTGCGTTGACTCATTTGGATGTTAGGGGTCAACACTTTGAGTTGATTCCGTTCGGAAGTGGAAGAAGAATGTGCCCTGGAATTTCTCTGGCTTTGCCGCTTGCATATGTGACACTGGCTTCGATGCTTCAGTGTTTTGAATGGAAGCTTGTcaatggtggtggtgatgggatcgtTGACATGGAAGAGAAGGCTGGCCTTGTTGTTCCCAGGGCTCACCCTGTTATATGTGTCCCTCTTCCTAGGCTTTATCCGTTTCCATCTATATGATATCAAATACAGACTCATATCTTGGTCCTTGTAGTGATTTATAAGTTATAACTTGTGATAATTTTATTCTGTATGATTTATTggaaggaaaagtatagggtaccAACATATTATCTGCTAACTTATTgccaacaataattaattattatattttaaacacatatataaagagacacatctagaaaatatatctataaagacacttctattaaacacagccataaaaaatacatttttattagacacatccacaGAGACACATTcattaaacataattatatataagaGTTGGCAGATGTTGGCAGAAATGTTGTTGGTAACGTAGCATAACTGTTATTGGAATTATAATGATGTctatgataaattaaaaattttggccGCACATATTTCTTACATTCAATCTCTTCAAAACATTGGCATTGCTCTCTTAATACTTTGATAAAGATgcctaaattaattttttaaaaaaatatttttaataattttcaccggataatgctataCCTAGATAGTTGACTTTCTTTACTGTACTTgctcacaaattaagaataaattaatttaaaaaattaaaaattttaactttttaatttttttggatatttttggaattttatatttttttacaactagagaaaaactttttagtttaaaaa
This portion of the Arachis duranensis cultivar V14167 chromosome 6, aradu.V14167.gnm2.J7QH, whole genome shotgun sequence genome encodes:
- the LOC107492911 gene encoding cytochrome P450 93A3 yields the protein MMKMMFSDMADLQDYTAQVLLIISTMLVGSIIIRRRRKQNQIKLPPSPPSLPIIGHLHLLSPLPHQDFHKLSTTYGPIIHLCLGSATCVVASTAEAAKEFLKIHETSFSNRPTKTVAVESLSYGFKDFVFAPYGPYWKFMKKVCMSELLGGKMLHQLLHVRQQERKRFLSGLAKKGLAGEAVDVGAELMMLTNNVISMMTMRQKSCSEGRGEAEALRKVVEDTVELSGKFNVSDFLWFMKSVDVQGFKKRLKEIRVRFDALLDRVIEEHQRERRKKKEEGSTTGDDDDVKDILDVLLDISEDETAEIKLDTDNIKAFIMDILVGGTDTTAVTMEWAMAELINNPGVMEKAREEIDAVVGNKNRIVEECDIPNLPYIQAIVKETLRLHPPGALIVRECSRTATVDGYHIPARTRLFINAWSIGRDPNHWENPLDFRPERFIDQNGSALTHLDVRGQHFELIPFGSGRRMCPGISLALPLAYVTLASMLQCFEWKLVNGGGDGIVDMEEKAGLVVPRAHPVICVPLPRLYPFPSI